From one Streptomyces sp. SCSIO 30461 genomic stretch:
- the pyk gene encoding pyruvate kinase — MRRAKIVCTLGPATDSYDQIKALVESGMDVARFNLSHGTHGEYEERYHRVRKASDESGRSVGVLVDLQGPKIRLGRFREGPVLLERGDEFTITVEPVDGDRGVCGTTYSGLAADVVTGERILVDDGRVALEVTSVDGPRVRTLVIEGGFVSDHKGLNLPGVAVSVPALSEKDVEDLRWAVRLGADVIALSFVRSGRDIADVHRVMDEEGRRLPVIAKIEKPQAVDCIEEIVAAFDGIMVARGDLGVEMPLEQIPIVQKRAIKLAKRNAKPVIVATQMLDSMIDNSRPTRAEASDVANAVIDGTDAVMLSAETSVGSYASETVRTMSRIVAAAEEDILAMGLPPLTERSKPRTQGGAVARAAAEIGDFLGARFLVAFTQSGDTVRRLSRYRSPIPLLAFTPDPATRSRLNLTWGVETFLVPQAASTDAMVDQVDEELLRIGRCVKGDIVVITAGSPPGVSGSTNLVRVHHVGTDDTPGS; from the coding sequence ATGCGCCGAGCGAAGATTGTCTGCACACTGGGGCCCGCCACCGATTCATACGACCAGATCAAGGCACTGGTCGAGTCCGGAATGGATGTCGCCCGCTTCAATCTCAGCCATGGCACTCACGGTGAGTACGAGGAGCGCTACCACCGCGTGCGCAAGGCATCCGACGAGAGCGGACGCAGCGTCGGTGTCCTGGTCGACCTACAAGGCCCGAAGATCCGTCTCGGGCGGTTCCGCGAAGGTCCGGTACTGCTTGAACGCGGCGATGAGTTCACCATCACCGTGGAGCCGGTTGACGGTGACCGCGGCGTCTGCGGGACCACGTATTCCGGGCTCGCCGCCGATGTCGTCACCGGTGAGCGCATCCTCGTGGACGACGGGCGGGTCGCACTCGAAGTCACCTCGGTCGACGGTCCGCGGGTGCGGACACTCGTGATCGAGGGCGGCTTCGTCTCCGACCACAAGGGTCTCAATCTCCCCGGTGTGGCCGTCTCCGTGCCCGCGCTGTCCGAGAAAGACGTCGAGGACCTGCGCTGGGCGGTCCGGCTCGGCGCCGACGTCATCGCCCTGTCCTTCGTGCGCAGCGGGCGTGACATCGCTGACGTCCACCGGGTCATGGACGAGGAGGGCCGCCGGCTCCCGGTGATCGCGAAGATCGAGAAGCCCCAGGCGGTCGACTGCATCGAGGAGATCGTCGCCGCCTTCGACGGCATCATGGTCGCGCGTGGCGACCTCGGCGTCGAGATGCCGCTGGAGCAGATCCCGATCGTCCAGAAGCGTGCGATCAAGCTGGCCAAGCGCAACGCCAAGCCGGTCATCGTCGCCACCCAGATGCTCGACTCCATGATCGACAACTCCCGGCCCACCCGTGCCGAGGCGTCCGATGTCGCCAATGCCGTCATCGACGGCACCGACGCCGTGATGCTGTCCGCTGAGACCAGCGTCGGCAGCTATGCCTCGGAGACGGTCAGGACCATGTCCCGTATCGTCGCGGCAGCCGAGGAGGACATCCTCGCCATGGGCCTCCCGCCGCTCACCGAACGCAGCAAACCCCGGACACAGGGCGGTGCCGTCGCCCGTGCCGCGGCCGAGATCGGGGACTTCCTCGGCGCGAGGTTCCTGGTCGCTTTCACTCAGTCGGGGGATACCGTCCGGCGGTTGTCGCGCTACCGCTCGCCGATTCCACTGCTGGCCTTCACTCCTGATCCTGCCACCCGTTCCCGGCTCAACCTCACCTGGGGCGTCGAGACCTTCCTCGTGCCGCAGGCGGCCTCCACCGATGCGATGGTCGACCAGGTGGACGAGGAACTGCTGCGGATCGGCCGCTGTGTGAAGGGCGACATCGTGGTGATCACGGCGGGGTCCCCGCCTGGGGTGTCGGGCTCGACCAATCTGGTGCGCGTGCACCACGTCGGCACGGACGACACGCCCGGTTCCTGA
- a CDS encoding SIMPL domain-containing protein, whose protein sequence is MTNEAAPYGTPETPRVAVRGEARLEVDPEIARIGVTVSARGKDRRAALEDLTGRNGQVLDLIKSYGDAVEKLETGAFSISPELTSHGRSERVRAYHGRVRVTAVIADFTVLGELVTRLADLDLTHVDGPWWALRPDSPAHADARRQAVLEAVQRAREYAGALGADLAALVELADIGAESPVAYRGAQPPGAARAGAAGAPAPALDLEPQRQTVYAQVNARFTMTPPKL, encoded by the coding sequence ATGACGAATGAGGCGGCGCCGTACGGAACCCCCGAAACCCCGCGAGTCGCCGTCCGCGGCGAGGCGCGGTTGGAAGTCGATCCGGAGATCGCCAGGATCGGAGTCACCGTCAGTGCCCGCGGCAAGGACCGCAGGGCCGCGCTGGAGGACCTGACCGGCCGTAACGGCCAGGTGCTCGATCTGATCAAGTCCTATGGCGATGCGGTCGAGAAGCTGGAGACCGGGGCGTTCTCCATCAGCCCCGAACTGACTTCCCACGGCCGCAGTGAACGTGTTCGCGCCTACCACGGCCGGGTCCGCGTCACCGCGGTAATCGCCGACTTCACGGTCCTGGGGGAGCTCGTCACCCGCCTTGCCGACCTCGATCTCACCCATGTCGACGGCCCCTGGTGGGCCCTGCGCCCCGACTCCCCGGCTCATGCCGACGCCCGGCGCCAGGCCGTTCTCGAAGCCGTCCAGCGCGCCCGCGAATACGCCGGCGCCCTCGGTGCCGATCTCGCCGCCCTGGTCGAACTCGCCGACATCGGCGCGGAGTCCCCGGTGGCGTACCGGGGCGCCCAGCCTCCCGGCGCGGCGCGCGCGGGTGCTGCCGGTGCCCCCGCCCCTGCCCTCGATCTCGAACCGCAGCGCCAGACGGTCTACGCCCAGGTGAATGCGCGGTTCACGATGACACCACCGAAGTTGTAG
- a CDS encoding 5'-nucleotidase C-terminal domain-containing protein: MPLNRRTFLGRSAAAGAGAAVAGTVAATPAAAQGHAPGHGHGRPPKRYSFTVMGTTDLHGNVFNWDYFTDKEFDDKNHNDVGLAKISTLVDQVRREKGRRNTLLIDAGDTIQGTQLSYYYAKVDPITARRGPVHPMAQAMNAIGYDAAALGNHEFNYGIPVLRKFEEQCDFPLLGANALDAKTLQPAFRPYSMHRLRTPCGRDVRIAVLGLTNPGIAIWDKANVGGKMVFPGLEEQAAKWVPKLRSMGADVVIVSAHSGSSGTSSYGDQLPYIENAAALVAEQVPGIDAILVGHAHTEIAEYRVANKETGKQVVLSEPLKWGQRLTLFDFDLVWQKGRWSVEKVGARVLNSNTAAEDPRIVRLLGDEHKKVVAYVNQIIGTSTAAMSTAEAPWKDEPIIDLISHVQVETVKAALAGGPYAALPVLSQASCFSRTASIPQGQVTIREAAGLYPFENTLEARLMTGAQLKDYLEYSARYYVQTTAGAPVDTAKLTNAESIPDYNYDALYGVTYEIDIAKPSGSRIVNLSFDGKPVDPAAQFVLAVNNYRASGGGAFPHVAKAQQLWANSDEIRNTIIQWAQAKGTIDPASFASVGWKLTRDGVPVF, translated from the coding sequence ATGCCGCTCAACCGCAGGACGTTTCTCGGCCGATCGGCCGCGGCGGGAGCCGGTGCGGCCGTCGCGGGGACGGTGGCCGCCACTCCGGCCGCCGCTCAGGGCCATGCACCCGGCCACGGCCACGGACGACCGCCGAAGCGGTACTCGTTCACCGTGATGGGCACCACCGACCTGCACGGCAACGTCTTCAACTGGGACTACTTCACGGACAAGGAGTTCGACGACAAGAACCACAACGACGTCGGCCTCGCGAAGATCTCCACCCTGGTCGACCAGGTAAGGCGGGAGAAGGGGCGGCGCAACACGCTGCTGATCGACGCAGGTGACACCATCCAGGGCACCCAGCTCTCGTACTACTACGCCAAGGTGGATCCGATCACGGCCCGGCGCGGCCCCGTCCACCCCATGGCCCAGGCCATGAACGCCATCGGCTACGACGCCGCGGCACTCGGCAACCACGAGTTCAACTACGGCATTCCGGTGCTGCGCAAGTTCGAGGAGCAGTGCGACTTCCCGCTGCTCGGCGCCAACGCACTGGATGCCAAGACCCTGCAGCCCGCGTTCCGCCCGTACAGCATGCACCGCCTGCGCACCCCGTGCGGACGGGATGTGAGGATCGCGGTCCTGGGGCTCACCAACCCCGGCATCGCGATCTGGGACAAGGCCAACGTCGGCGGCAAGATGGTCTTCCCCGGCCTTGAGGAGCAGGCGGCCAAGTGGGTGCCGAAGCTGCGCTCGATGGGTGCGGACGTCGTGATCGTGTCGGCGCACTCCGGCTCCAGCGGCACCTCCTCGTACGGCGACCAGCTCCCCTACATCGAGAACGCGGCGGCACTGGTGGCCGAGCAGGTACCGGGCATCGACGCGATCCTCGTCGGGCACGCGCACACCGAGATAGCGGAGTACAGGGTCGCCAACAAGGAGACCGGCAAGCAGGTCGTCCTCTCCGAGCCGCTCAAGTGGGGCCAGCGACTGACCCTGTTCGATTTCGACCTTGTGTGGCAGAAGGGTCGCTGGAGCGTCGAGAAGGTGGGCGCGCGGGTGCTCAACTCGAACACGGCCGCCGAGGACCCGCGGATCGTCCGGCTGCTGGGGGACGAGCACAAGAAGGTGGTCGCCTACGTCAACCAGATCATCGGTACGTCGACCGCCGCGATGTCCACGGCCGAGGCGCCGTGGAAGGACGAACCGATCATCGACCTGATCAGCCATGTGCAGGTGGAGACGGTCAAGGCGGCCCTGGCCGGAGGTCCGTACGCCGCGCTGCCGGTGCTCTCACAGGCCTCGTGCTTCTCCCGGACGGCGTCGATCCCGCAGGGCCAGGTGACGATCCGCGAGGCGGCCGGGCTCTACCCGTTCGAGAACACGCTGGAGGCACGGCTGATGACCGGCGCCCAGCTGAAGGACTATCTGGAGTACTCGGCCAGGTACTACGTCCAGACGACCGCCGGGGCGCCGGTGGACACGGCGAAGCTGACGAACGCCGAGAGCATCCCGGACTACAACTACGACGCGCTCTACGGGGTGACGTACGAGATCGACATCGCCAAGCCGTCCGGTTCGAGGATCGTCAACCTGTCGTTCGACGGCAAGCCGGTCGATCCCGCAGCCCAGTTCGTGCTGGCGGTGAACAACTACCGGGCCAGCGGCGGTGGTGCCTTCCCGCATGTGGCCAAGGCGCAGCAGTTGTGGGCGAATTCGGATGAGATTCGCAACACCATCATCCAGTGGGCTCAGGCCAAGGGGACGATCGACCCGGCCTCCTTCGCCTCGGTGGGCTGGAAGCTGACCCGGGACGGCGTTCCGGTGTTCTAG